GCATCAGAGTCAATTGAGAACAAGAGGGTGTTGTAATCTGACTATTTTAATAATTTTCTGATGTgccctccttttttcttttcttccgtACCTCGCAGGAAATTGTGTAGAGGATCAGTAATTCTGACACTGctcacacattaaacacatacCTCAAGGGGGTGTTACTATCAAAGCCAGCGTTTGGGGCATAATCCATTTGAAATGCAGTTATCTGTTAGAACTCACAGACGGGGCCGGAGCCAAGCCTGGCTCTGAGCAAGGACCCTGCCCAGATGCTTGGCACGGCCGTTCAAGCTGCCTGGCCTACAGCAGGGGCTGCACACTGGGACACTGGTATTAGCTCTTGTGTGTGTCCCAACAAATTATCCTTTTAAAGACTGCATGGAGAGTTTAGCTCTGTCTTTCCTGCACTTGCCCAATATGTCTCTCTCCAGTCACTTGCTCTCTTTCCTTTCTCGCTCTATTCATCACTTCCCTCTCAGCCTCTCTTTGAGCCACTGTTTGGACTTGCATTTCAAATACTGGGATGCAGCCGAGATTTAAAGCGGCCGACTGGGCATTTTTAGCTGTACTTCAAAACATTTTCATAAGCACATTGTCATTGTTGTCATTGTGAATGTTGCAAGGGTAGATATACGACCTTTTCCCATCGGGCGAGGTTTTCTCCTTGGTTATTGCAGGAGTTTCAACTATAAAACTGTGATCTTAGACATTCTCAGCTCAAGCTGAATTAGACTTTCTGAATCCTTAATAGTTACAGCCATGAATACAATGCCCAGCACTTCCATTCGGCTCATCAAAGCAGTAACGCTCCACCAAGAGAGGAGAGTCACTAAGGAACTCTCATCCAAAAGGAATATTATGGATAGGTATTATTTCACCCAATTTCAGAATTGACTTCCCCAAAGAGTTTATCACCATTATTACATTTAATCCACTATGTTAATAGTTCCTTGGACATTTTTTACTATAGTGTATATGTAATTAAAAGCCACCCAGCCTCCGGCTATTGTCTGAGCTCTGCAGATATAAATGCTGGGGAGAATAAGTGTGTCCTTTTCCAAAGTGCAATGGACATGAGGTAATGTGTTTAAGACAACACTGTATATTACTCTTTAGTAGTCTGGACAGCTCCTTATAACTGTGTTCTGCATAGCACTGTATACATAAATAATATTACATTTCAAGCTAACAGATTTATTTGCTCTGTTAATTACTTTGTGTTGGTTTTGCAACACACTGGCAGTCTTCTGgttgttcatttttttctttgttgcgttccttttttgtttgtgtcggcccctttttttttactcttttctgGTGATGGTTTTATGTTAAAAAGGTCATTTCTGTGTCTTTTGCCTGTACTTGGTCCTGCTAAAGTTCCTCTGGTGCATGAGATTGTTGCATGGTATCATTCCAGTGAGAGTCTGGCAGTGCCGGTGGGCCTTCCCATGAACTGTAGTGATTTTTAATTTGtcttgtgtgtggttgtttattGCGAgatcttaaaggacaagaccgtttttttgacattgggcccttgatttcacattataacatgatgttctactcacccctgcttgttgttggtaatttggagcagttccgaagatattcgagaggcgtctggctgctctcttgagatattcggccatgaaacggtttcctatggacaatgttatacaggcacaaactatgctgtttataatttattaattactgtacactagcactgataacgtggaggtgcgtcgcttacttaaaaaaatccgggttactgtaattttgaatttttgtcgtaaagtgggtctgtgggctgtctgtggtagtagcacgacgatgacgtcagtaacacccactttacgacaaaaattcaaaattacagtaacccggatttttttaagtaagcgacgcacctccacgttatcagtgctagtgtacagtaattaataaattataaacagcgtagtttgtgcctgtataacattgcccataggaaaccgtttcatggccgaatatctcaagagagcagccagacgcctctcgaatatcttcggaacagctccaaattaccaacaacaagcaggggtgagtagaacatcatgttataatgtgaaatcaagggcccaatgtcaaaaaaacggtcttgtcctttaagtttGAATCTTAATTATCTTAAATCAAAAGGTGTCTCTTTGCATTTCATGAACTtaagaagataaaaaaaatatcagtttCTAAAGTGGGTAAAGTGTCATCCCCTGCCCTGTAGCCTCCCACTTGCCAGCTTTTGCAGAAAAGATTGTTGTGGGTGATATTTCATCCTCTCATGCCACTTTGTAGCATAAGTTTAATAACCTGATCCCCAGCTGTCACAGTGACATTTCTTCTGCTTATCACCAGGTTGTTCATGAGATTGACACCCTGACTTGTGACCTGCAATTGGAGGAGGACGGACTGACAGAGAGCTCTAAGACAGACACACTCAACTCTAGCTCGAGCTCCACCACTACCACTACGACTGCTTCCAGCCTGGAGAAGATGAAACTCTTCCCCGATGACTGCATCTTTAAAACACAGGTGCCCCTCAATCTGGCCCCTGTCAACCCTCCTGCAGTCTTGACTGTACTCAAGAAACCGCACCCACCCCTGCCACCACCAAGACTTACCCCACTGAGAGCTGAGGATCACAACATTAGGAATCTGCCTCATCCAACATTAGTCTTATCAGGGAATATATCCAAGGCTAATGGGTCTTTGAGGAATGGTGGGATTTTCCCGCTGAAACCAAACAAGGATTTATTCTCCTCCACTCCGTGCTTCATTTCTGCTGAAAGTGGGATCCCTGAGTCAGGTTTTGTTCCTACATTGCCCAGGCCCATGCCACTCCTCCGCCATGAAAAGAACAAATGCCCCAAAGCCCCTGGCAGGGAGCCCCGTGAGAGAGAGCGCGTCCGTTTCAGTGAGAAAGTGCAGTATCACGGCTACTGTCCAGACTGTGACCTTCAATATGATGTTGATGACACAGAATTACACTTACAGGCCGAGCTCAGTGACTTAAGGCTCAGCCCTGTGCATTGCTGCTCCTACTCCCCCCCACCTCCTTCTCATGCTCTTTCTCGTGAGTTAATGTTGGAAAACGGAGGGCTC
This Odontesthes bonariensis isolate fOdoBon6 chromosome 6, fOdoBon6.hap1, whole genome shotgun sequence DNA region includes the following protein-coding sequences:
- the prr16 gene encoding protein Largen, with amino-acid sequence MSGTLNADAEGVVSKVQVKKEIKTIVENLETILGDLKDVAKELKEVVHEIDTLTCDLQLEEDGLTESSKTDTLNSSSSSTTTTTTASSLEKMKLFPDDCIFKTQVPLNLAPVNPPAVLTVLKKPHPPLPPPRLTPLRAEDHNIRNLPHPTLVLSGNISKANGSLRNGGIFPLKPNKDLFSSTPCFISAESGIPESGFVPTLPRPMPLLRHEKNKCPKAPGREPRERERVRFSEKVQYHGYCPDCDLQYDVDDTELHLQAELSDLRLSPVHCCSYSPPPPSHALSRELMLENGGLPISHSFPPTTNTPPPCVPPHTPSLKPHKTILRKSTTTTV